The Acidimicrobiia bacterium genomic interval GGCGCCGATATAGGGCAGAATGCCGGCCAGGATGAAGGAGCCGTAGGCGATAGCGATTGCCTCGCCCGGATCCAGAGTCACCCCACTCTTATCTGTCCATTCATAACGACGGCAGTCGGCACAGACCGCCAAATTGACCGATCCGAGCGAGGTGGGGGAGTTGTCGCACTGGTGCATGAGGTCATCATGGCAACGGGGTGTGACAAAAATGGGTATTCGACAAACGGATCCAAAGAAAAGACGCCCTGGAGGAAGGGCGCCTTTTCTGGTTGTAATTTGAGTGGACTAGCCCCAGGTTGATCCGCGGAGCGAGTAGCTGGAGGTCTGGATCTTGACCGTAACTCCGACCTCTGCCTGGTTAAGAGTCTTCTTGGCGGCTTCTATGTTGGAGGCTGCCGGAGCGAGAGCCATCGTGACGGCGATCAACAACAAAACAATGGCGGCAATCAGCTTCTGTTTTCCATTTTCCCACGACAATCCAAATGTCTGCTTCATGTCAGTCCCTTTTCCCCGGTTTTGTGTCTTGTCTCTGATATCGGCTGCAGCCACGATTCCTCGAGAACCAAAGGTGCGGACCTCCAACTAACTAGTCACTCGATCGGCGGGTCGGCGCCGCCTCGTCGCTACAGACGAGGAAAAGGCGCCCCGGAGGAAGGGCGCCTTCTCTAGTTGGATCTGGATTGTCAACCCCAGGTTGATCCCCGGTGGGTGAAACTGCCGGTATTCGAGTGGACGCTCACACCAGAGTCGATGGATCTGGAGGCTTGGAGGCTTGATGCTGCCGGTGTGGCGGCGAGGGTGATAGCAATCAGCAGAAGGGCAATGGCGGCGACCAGCTTGCGCTTGCTGTGTTCCCAGGACAGTCCGAAAGTTCGCTTCATGTTGGTGCCTTACCTCCGTTTTGGTGTGTTGTGTCTGTTATCGGTAGCAGGCCTGAAATTCTCAAGTTGCAATGAAGGATTTTTGGCCGACACAATCGGCAGTCGGGTAAGAAAGAAAAGACACCCCGGAGGAAGGGCGCCTTTTCTGGTTGTGATCCAAGGGGCTTAACCCCAGGTTGATCCACGGAACGAAACGCTCGTGCTTTGAATCTGGACCTTTGTGCCGGCATCAAGTGGTTCGGAGGCTTCGAGGCTTGAGACAGCTGGCGTGACAGCCAGGGTGATGGCGATGAGCAGAAGAGCTACGGCGGCAGCAAGTTTTTGCTTCCCGTGCTCCCATGAAAGTCCAAGTGTGTGCTTCATGTCAGTCCCATTACCCGGTGATGGTGTGTGCTATTGGTATCGGCCGCAGGTGCGGGTTTTCTGAGAATCAAAGCCTCGCCTCCTGAAGTGACTAGTCCCAAGCGGGGCGGGTATGATGTGGGCTGCGAGGCGCCATCGTGCGCTCTAAGGTGATGGCGTGCACATTCTCATCGCAACTGCGGGGGCGCTTCCTCCGGCAGCAGTCGTAGAGCTCGTTGCCGGGTTGTGGTCTCCGGGCAGCACCATCACGGTCATGACCAGCATCGAAGTGCCGCGTTCATTTCTCGAGGAACTTGATACCGAGGAGTGGCGACCGTTCTCTGACGCCGTGATGAGTCCGGAATCGGAGCGTCAAGTTGCCCGGTATGTCGAGGAGCGTGGTCGGCGCCTCGTCGAACCTATTCTGGCCGGTCTCGACGCGGCAGGATTGGCTGCTCAACCGTTATTCGTCGATTCGAGTGCGCCTGCCAGGGCCATCATCGAGACAGCTACCGAGCGAGAATCCGATCTGATCATCATGGGGGCGACCCGGCCGATCTTTACCGAGGATGTTTGGCAGAGTGTCGCCGTGAAGGTCATGCAGGCATCATCTATTCCGGTGGTGATGGTGCCGGGCTTGTCGAGGACCGCTGACGATACCACCGACGCCGAGCGGTCAGGGTGATGGCGGCGGCCGAGCTCATCAATCGGATCACCTGGAAGATCCCCAATGCCCTGGCATTGGTTGGTTCACGTTCGGGCGATGAGTGGAACGCCATGACGACGTCGTGGGTCACGCAGGTGTCCATGAAGCCAGTCCTCATCGCGGTGGGAGTCGACAAAACGGCCGTCACGCACCGTTTGATCTCGGAGGGCGGGTCGTTCTCGGTCAATCTGTGGTCGGCAGACGACACGACGCCTTTCCGCAAGTTTTCCAAACCAGCTGTCAAAGACGGGATGACGCTCAACGGGTGGGCGATCCGGGAGGCTCCGTCGGGTGCCCCGATTTTCGTGGAGGCCATCGCCTGGATGGACTGCACGGTGCGCCAGGCCGTCGATTGTGGGACCCACACGCTGTTCCTCGGGGAATTGCTCGATTGCGAACTCCTCGATGATGACGCCCGCCCCGCTTCGATGGCAGACACCCGGATGAAATATGGGGGCGTTCCTCGGGGCGGCCACGAAGTGGAGTGACACTCGTCGGTTTAGGATCGGTCCCTGGAGGTATCGGCGATGGACGCACGGGTAGATGACAAGGTAGCGATTGTTACGGGTGGTTCGCGAGGAATCGGACTTGCCACGGCTGTAGAGCTCATCAACTCGGGGGCCAGGGGAGTTGTCATCACATCTCGCAAGGCAGACAACGTTGCCGAAGCGGTCGAGGAGATAGCCGGACGTACGGGCCGCCGCGAGGCCATCTACGGGATTGTAGCTGCCGCAGACGACGCCGAACGCGCCAGGGAAGCCGTTGCCGAGACGATCGCCCACTTCGGCGCGTGCGACATTCTCGTCAACAACGCCGGCACCAATCCGGCTCCCGGAAACCTGGCGGACGTCGATCTTGGAGCGATGGACAAGACCTGGTCGGTGAACCAGCGCGGCCCCATTTTGTGGGCGGCGCAAGTGTGGAAGCAGTGGATGGGTGAGCACGGCGGGTCGATCGTCAACGTTGCGTCGGTAGGGGGGATCCTGCCAGCCCCGGTAATCGGTGCCTATAACGTTGCCAAAGCAGCGCTCATTCACACGACCCGGCAACTGGCCCTGGAGATGGCTCCCACCGTGACGGTGAACGCAGTTGCCCCGGCGGTCGTCAAAACCCGCATTTCGCGAATGTTGTGGGAGTCCAACGAAGAGGCGGCGGCTGCGACCCATCCGCTTAAGCGACTTGGTGTCCCCGAGGATGTCGCCAATGCCATTGTCTTTCTGTGTTCCGACAAAGCGACCTGGATCACCGGGGTGATTCTTCCCGTTGATGGCGGCGTGACCGGAGCCGGAGGCATACTTGGTTAGACGGGGGCTAGCCCTGGCTTGCCTGCTAGTCGTTGCCTGTGTGCCGGCGACCAACCCCGATGAGGCGTCGCTGATTGAGCCCGGACTGCGATTTGCAACCACGTACGGCGACGCCGATGGCAATCGTTATGTAACGGGCGTCGGGTCCATACAACCTGACGACCACGTTGAGCAGACCGTATCGGGGGTGCCTGCCTGGCTGGTCGGGATCGCCGATGGCCCTGACGTTGTCCTGGTCATGGCTGATACCGAGGGTGCCTTATCCGGCTTCACGATCGGCGCCGACGGCGTTTCTGATCGAGAATTGAATCTTGCGGTGGCCGCTCCGGGGACGCCACCATCGTTGGTCGCCGGCCACGGGGTCCTGGTGATTCTGCCGCCTGGCGCCTCCGGTTCGCCCGATTCGAATGCTCTGGCCCTCGAGTCAGGTGGACTGGCGTTCGTTGGGTCGGACGGGGCGGTCATCGTCACCGACAAGGTGGGTAACCGGCGCATTGAATTGAATGCGGTTACCGATGGCCGGCTCACGCTGTCATCGGATCGGCGACTCGGGGTCCTGGTCGATCCAACCGATCGTTATGACCACGGTGTGGTTGGCGATCGGTTCGAGGCTTCCGGTGTTGCATTTGTGTCGCTTGATACTCAGGAGGTGGTGCGCGAGTTGATTCTGGAGGGCGATGTGTTCGAGGGAATGGTCGGGATGTTCGCGGATCTCGACGGTGACGAGGTCGACGAATACATCATGACGGTATCGAATCCAGAAACGGGAGCCCGGTTGGTGGTGCTTGACGACAACGCCGACCTGGTAGCCGAGTCTGATCCGATCGGTGAGGGGGGTCGCTGGCGCCACCAGATCGCCGCGGCTCCTTTTGGTCCGAATGGTGAGGTTGAGCTTGTCGATGTGCGAACCCCCCACATTGGAGGGGTGGTCGAATACTTCGCGATGCGCAACGGGCAGCTGGAACTGGTGGCCTCGCTCGAAGGGTTTTCGTCGCACACCATCGGCAGCCGGAATCTCGATATGGCGGTGGCGTTCGATGTTGATGGTGATGGGCAGGTTGAGCTGGTCGTGCCCAACACGCCCAAAGATGCGCTGGCAGTGCTGAGGAGGGTGGGGGACTCGGTCGAGGTCGTCATGACCCTGCCTCTGGGCGGGGTGTTATCGACCAACCTGGTGGCCGTTGAAGTCGCCGGCCACGTCGTTCTTGCCGCCGGCACCGCCGACGGTCGATTGCTCATCTGGAGGTAGCTACCAGCCGCGCGTGCCAGGTGCTCCTTTGAATGGGCCGACGACCTCCGGGGTCACCCAGCCACCGTAGAAGTCACCCTGCTGGCTCTCGACCACGATGCCATCGACCGTGCACCGGTCCATTTTGGATGGATAGAACGCAAACCGGCCTGCGAGTTCGGCGTACGCCTCGACGGGTGTCGGGTATCCCCAGACCGCATCGATGGCTTCCCGGTCGCCAACCGCCACGGTCCAGTAGTCGGCCCGACCCTTGAACTCGCACCACGAGGTAGATGTGGTCGGATACAGATAGGCCAGATCAATGTCAGACCCGGGGATATAGAAAACCGGCGGATGCGATGTTTCGAGCACCTTCACGGCTGTGATCGAGTCGGCGACTACTTCGCGGTTGTATTCGACGATGATTCGCCGCGAGTCGCCGACGATGGAGGGCGGACGGGGGTAGTCCCAGACAGACTCCTGACCGGGTAGTGGCTTGATTCGTTTCACGGTTCGATCGTAGGACCGGTTACGAATTACCGGAAACGTCGTAGCCGGGTCGACCTTCAGCCACCCAGCCGACATATGCTTGTCGCGTGCCGACGTCGGTCCCCGCCGCCTGAGAAGCGAGATAGCGATGGTGTAGGACGTCGCAAAACGCTTGAAGCGGATCCAGCACCCCGTCGGTCTTGCGGAGTTGTTCCATCATCGGTTCGAATTCGCTCACCCGCCATCGCACCGCCGCGACCGACTTCCCGGTGGATCCCGGACCTTTCATTCTTGCCTGGTAGTAGTAAACGTCCGACAGAATCTGGCGAGCCTGGTTTTCCAACGCATCGATCCCGGTTAGCTCACGAAGTCGATCGTGGTGATAGGTACGGCCGACTACCTTGGCCCGAACAACCATCCGGTGCTCGTCTGGCCGAACTTCGATCTCATCGACGGTGAAACCGAGGCTGTTGAGGCGCTCGATTCGTTCGTCGATGTGGTGACGCTCATCAGGTCCGATTGAGATCTGAGTCGTAAGTTCCTTCCAGAGCCCCCGATATCGAGCTGAGATGTCCTCGCCGAGCGCCAGGTCTGCCACGTCAAGGTCCGTGCCTGAAGCGGCGGCGATATCAGCCATGCCGCCCGCAACATTTAACTCCATGATCGAGAGGTCCTCCTCCCGACGTCCGGTACTGAGGTTCTCGTATATCGAGGCGGTTTCGCCGTCGACCATGATCGTCTCGATCGCCGGCCCGTCGTAGCGATACAGAACGTTCGACAGGGAACAGTCACCCCAGAAACAGCCAGCCAGATGGAGCTCGACGAGGAGGTTGGCGAAAGCGTCGAGCATCTGATTGCGTCTTGTCCCGAATCCAGGGCCCTGGAGAAGTTCCCGGTACGAGAACGAAAAGTCGACGTACCGGGTGATCAGGGCGGCCGACCGTTCTTCCGTCGGGTCGTCGGTGCGCCGTTCAACGAGACCCACCGCGG includes:
- a CDS encoding DUF427 domain-containing protein; the encoded protein is MSAGWLKVDPATTFPVIRNRSYDRTVKRIKPLPGQESVWDYPRPPSIVGDSRRIIVEYNREVVADSITAVKVLETSHPPVFYIPGSDIDLAYLYPTTSTSWCEFKGRADYWTVAVGDREAIDAVWGYPTPVEAYAELAGRFAFYPSKMDRCTVDGIVVESQQGDFYGGWVTPEVVGPFKGAPGTRGW
- a CDS encoding flavin reductase, whose protein sequence is MAAAELINRITWKIPNALALVGSRSGDEWNAMTTSWVTQVSMKPVLIAVGVDKTAVTHRLISEGGSFSVNLWSADDTTPFRKFSKPAVKDGMTLNGWAIREAPSGAPIFVEAIAWMDCTVRQAVDCGTHTLFLGELLDCELLDDDARPASMADTRMKYGGVPRGGHEVE
- a CDS encoding SDR family oxidoreductase, coding for MDARVDDKVAIVTGGSRGIGLATAVELINSGARGVVITSRKADNVAEAVEEIAGRTGRREAIYGIVAAADDAERAREAVAETIAHFGACDILVNNAGTNPAPGNLADVDLGAMDKTWSVNQRGPILWAAQVWKQWMGEHGGSIVNVASVGGILPAPVIGAYNVAKAALIHTTRQLALEMAPTVTVNAVAPAVVKTRISRMLWESNEEAAAATHPLKRLGVPEDVANAIVFLCSDKATWITGVILPVDGGVTGAGGILG
- a CDS encoding universal stress protein, with amino-acid sequence MHILIATAGALPPAAVVELVAGLWSPGSTITVMTSIEVPRSFLEELDTEEWRPFSDAVMSPESERQVARYVEERGRRLVEPILAGLDAAGLAAQPLFVDSSAPARAIIETATERESDLIIMGATRPIFTEDVWQSVAVKVMQASSIPVVMVPGLSRTADDTTDAERSG
- a CDS encoding DUF4032 domain-containing protein; the encoded protein is MAELTVRPGNPDFLDLPWETPLGDWDIEHLVELPKGISRHTVRFVAYDDGIYAIKELPTEPAKRDYQILRALEPLSVPSVTAVGLVERRTDDPTEERSAALITRYVDFSFSYRELLQGPGFGTRRNQMLDAFANLLVELHLAGCFWGDCSLSNVLYRYDGPAIETIMVDGETASIYENLSTGRREEDLSIMELNVAGGMADIAAASGTDLDVADLALGEDISARYRGLWKELTTQISIGPDERHHIDERIERLNSLGFTVDEIEVRPDEHRMVVRAKVVGRTYHHDRLRELTGIDALENQARQILSDVYYYQARMKGPGSTGKSVAAVRWRVSEFEPMMEQLRKTDGVLDPLQAFCDVLHHRYLASQAAGTDVGTRQAYVGWVAEGRPGYDVSGNS